CTGCGAGGTGCTGAGGAACCACTCGGGgcaggtggcggactcgaaggtgGAGGTGGCTCCCCTGCCACTCCCCTCACCTCCCTTGAGGAACAGGAAGTGCAGCAGGGTGCTCTTGAGGGTGGTCAGCTTCTCACTCACTTCCTGCAGAAGGAAAGACAGAGCTGGGTTAGCAGGTAGACAGGATGGGACAGTGTAGGGTCCAAGGTTATTGGACCTGTGGGGACAGTGCCTGCTATGTCTAGAATGGGCTACTGGAACATTGCTTCTTTGCAGTCTAATTTCCCCTTCCTAACAAACAGTGCTACAACTAACAAGTCCGACTCAAATGCACATTTTTCGCCATTACTAAAAGACAGGATATAATGCACGTGTTGAGTGGCACAGGATAATTACATCACAAATTAAGAATGGAAAAGCACCAAGGCAGTGTTAAATTCATATGGAGTATTGCGCCTTGAGGTACAGGGATGACAGGAGCCTGGAGCTGTAAACCCTTGGCCACACAATGCCTACCACCCCTCCAGATTCAGGCAGATGACTAGCAGTATCAAGGCTAGTCGCTTGCCTCCCAATTCCTACTTGCAGAAACCAAATTCGGAGTTTTCTACAACTgctaaaaagaaaatgatgcacgTTACTCATGCTCCAGCCCCCCTCCCCGGGATTACCTCCGACAAAGATGGACACACTATTCTGAACTCGAGGGGGAGATTAGAGCATGAGAGGCGCTCCAACATTTCAATTTTTACCACTTTTACATGGCGCAAACAAACCCAGAGTTTAGAACTCTGTTTGTGCTAGGTTATTAAACTGCCCAAAATTAAATGCTGATAGCCGGTCACCATACAAACCAATAGAACCGATTCAGGAAAATTGCATCTGCTTCAGTATatgttgatgggggggggggggggggggggggggaaggggggtaacATTCTCACTTTTTTTTATAATCCCCCACTTGCCTACTCTAAATAAAAGTTGGAAATGCGTGTCCACACAACTACTCCGATGAAACAGGAGTGTGTGAAGCAGGGCATATGCACCCCGGACCAAAAATGCCAATAGTTATCATGTGTACCTCAAGGTAGAAGATACCAGGATCTACCTCAAGATTAAGGAGGTCAGGTTTCCTGAAACATGGAGTTTACCCATGCAGACTCGGTTACCTTGCTAGCTATTTCAGGGCATCTAGAGccggccaaaaaaaaaaaagccacacaaCGAAAGTATGTGGGCGCGTGCAGAAGAGTACGTAGTTTTGGATGCACGACTTGTGCACCATTTTGAGTGGGTCTTATGGGTACCAGGCGTCATATTTGTAGATTCCTGAAGGTATAGAATATCTCGAGAGCTGGCACACCTAAAGTAGGAACCATTAGTTACATTAACATGGCTTCCTCATTTACCTCTATGCATAGCTTGGGCTTCCCATCCACCAATGCGCAGGACAGGAAGAGGCTGCTTCCTAAAATGTTCAGCGTGACGGGACGCTTCGTGCTGTCGCCCCCAGGTAGCCAGGAGTAAAGGTTCATATTCAAAGTTGCTGTGGAGAAAAAGGGATTGTCAACTTGAGGTAAATTGAGTTGCACTGACCAGTAGTGCCAGCTTAGTCGAGGCTTCGACGGATAGACAGTACTCCTTCATGTGAAAGGGATGTGCCTGAAACCACACTGCGTGCTGGTGTAAAATCTACTACATTGCACATTCTGTAAACATTTGCAAAGTTCCTCCATTACTATGCGCATGGCCTTGCCTCCTACTCACCTTGGTGTTCCACGTCGGGCCCCTGCAGGTATCGGGCCACCAGCTGGGCCTGTCCGAGCGTGTTGTTAAGTACCAAGCTCTTGTTGGCGGTGTCAGTGACGTAGCACCGAGAGTCGGAGAAATGCCGGAACACCTGGTTGGGTGTGCCCCCAAGGTATTGATCTGAAAATGGGAGAACATATAGTGAGCCGAAGAGGACAGGGCAC
The Pleurodeles waltl isolate 20211129_DDA chromosome 11, aPleWal1.hap1.20221129, whole genome shotgun sequence genome window above contains:
- the LOC138266020 gene encoding interleukin-1 receptor antagonist protein-like codes for the protein MENDQPDFGPMSIMQTELMAGDYGAEAFAVGFKPAKLSCCDFSLENEEIPRSDTVKHQYLGGTPNQVFRHFSDSRCYVTDTANKSLVLNNTLGQAQLVARYLQGPDVEHQATLNMNLYSWLPGGDSTKRPVTLNILGSSLFLSCALVDGKPKLCIEEVSEKLTTLKSTLLHFLFLKGGEGSGRGATSTFESATCPEWFLSTSQHENLPVTVSSSGDQRSIQNFKVIQL